The uncultured Eubacteriales bacterium region GAAATCCGCCGGCCGTCAATCACCGCATCCCCCTCGATGAGGAAGACGAAGGCGTTCTCCGTGCCGTCCACCGGAAGGGTAAGCTCCGCACCGGCGGAGAGGTTTACGTCATAGATAGTGGCGGTGATGTGCCGGGGCGTAACCCCCGCTACGTCCTCATAGCGCCCGGAGAGGACCCGGATTTCAGTGGTCTCGGTGCGCTTGCAGCCGATCTGCCCGGCGGTGATATCGAGGTACGCGGGGTCGGCCATTTTCTCGCTCCGGGGCAGGTTGAGCCAGAGCTGGAAACCCAGCATCCGCTGCGACGCCTGGGGCATCTCCTGGTGCAGGATGCCGCTTCCCGCCGTCATCCATTGGGCCTCGCCGGAGTGGATGGTACCCTTGTTGCCCAGGCTATCCTGGTGCTCGATCTCGCCGGAGATGAGGTAGGTGATGGTCTCGATCCCACGGTGGGGGTGGGTGGGGAAGCCCGCCAGGTAGTCGGCAGGATCTGTAGAGTCGAAGGAGTCCAGCATGAGGAAGGGGTCGAAATCGGCGGTGTCCCGTAGGCCCAGCACCCGCACCAGGCGGACCCCCGCCCCGTCCACGGCCCTCTGGCCCCTGATCTCTTTAATCACT contains the following coding sequences:
- a CDS encoding Pirin-like protein CC_0481, which produces MKKREVIKEIRGQRAVDGAGVRLVRVLGLRDTADFDPFLMLDSFDSTDPADYLAGFPTHPHRGIETITYLISGEIEHQDSLGNKGTIHSGEAQWMTAGSGILHQEMPQASQRMLGFQLWLNLPRSEKMADPAYLDITAGQIGCKRTETTEIRVLSGRYEDVAGVTPRHITATIYDVNLSAGAELTLPVDGTENAFVFLIEGDAVIDGRRISEKTAVLFGDGDVIAFAAPPEAATRFIFCSGKPLREPIAWGGPIVMNTETELNAAFSELRQGTFIKHG